The following are from one region of the Ornithorhynchus anatinus isolate Pmale09 chromosome X1, mOrnAna1.pri.v4, whole genome shotgun sequence genome:
- the MCM2 gene encoding DNA replication licensing factor MCM2: protein MADSSEPSNATSSPAARYRRNGDALTSSPGRSSRRGGIDALTSSPGRDLPPFEDESEGLLGTEGLPDEEEEEDAEELIGDGMERDYRAIPELDTYEAEGLALDDEDVEELTASQREAAERVMRQRDREADRGLGRMRRGLLYDSDEEEEGRPARKRRLVERATEEGEEEEMIESIENLEDLKGHSVREWVSMAGPRLEIHHRFKNFLRTHVDGHGHNVFKERISDMCKENRESLVVNYEDLAAREHVLAYFLPEAPAELLRIFDEAAREVVLAMYPKYDRIASHIHVRISHLPLVEELRSLRQLHLNQLIRTSGVVTSCTGVLPQLSMVKYNCNKCTFILGPFCQSQNQEVKPGSCPECQSTGPFEVNMEETIYQNYQRIRIQESPGKVAAGRLPRSKDAILLADLVDSCKPGDEIELTGIYHNNYDGSLNTANGFPVFATVILANHVAKKDDKVAVGELTDEDVKTIISLSKDEQIGEKVFASIAPSIYGHEDIKRGLALALFGGEPKNPGGKHKVRGDINVLLCGDPGTAKSQFLKYVEKVSSRAIFTTGQGASAVGLTAYVQRHPVSREWTLEAGALVLADRGVCLIDEFDKMNDQDRTSIHEAMEQQSISISKAGIVTSLQARCTVIAAANPIGGRYDPSLTFSENVDLTEPIISRFDVLCVVRDTVDPVQDEMLARFVVGSHVKHHPSNKEEEEVVNGRDPEPALPNTYGVDPLPQEVLKKYIIYAKEKVHPKLNQMDQDKVAKMYSDLRKESMATGSIPITVRHIESMIRMAEAHARIHLRDYVVEDDVNMAIRVMLESFIDTQKFSVMRSMRKTFARYLAFRRDNNELLLFILKQLVAEQVMYQRNRYGAQQDTIEVPEKDLVDKARQINIHNLSAFYDSELFRMNKFSHDLKRKLIVQQF from the exons ATGGCG GATTCCTCGGAGCCTTCCAATGCCACCTCCAGCCCGGCTGCCAGGTACCGGCGCAATGGGGATGCCCTGACGTCCAGTCCCGGGCGCAGCTCCCGCCGTGGCGGGATCGACGCCCTGACCTCCAGTCCCGGCCGGGACTTGCCCCCCTTTGAGGATGAGTCGGAGGGGCTGCTGGGGACCGAAGGGCTcccggacgaggaggaggaggaagatgccgAGGAGCTGATTGGCGatgggatggagag ggATTACCGTGCTATTCCCGAGCTGGATACCTACGAGGCGGAGGGGCTGGCTCTGGACGACGAGGACGTGGAGGAGCTGACGGCCAGTCAGAGGGAGGCAGCCGAACGGGTCATGCGACAGCGGGACCGGGAGGCGGATCGGGGCCTGGGCCGCATGCGCCGAGGACTCCTCTATg ACAgtgacgaggaggaagagggccgGCCGGCCCGGAAGCGGCGCCTGGTGGAGAGGGCCACGGAAGAGGGTGAAGAAGAGGAGATGATAGAGAGTATCGAAAACTTAGAAGACCTGAAGGGACACTCTGTGAGGGAGTGGGTGAGCATGGCAGGCCCGCGGCTGGAAATCCACCACCGATTCAAGAACTTCCTGCGCACCCACGTGGATGGGCATGGCCACAACGTCTTCAAGGAACGCATCAGTGACATGTGCAAAG AGAACCGCGAGAGTCTGGTGGTGAATTACGAGGACCTGGCAGCCCGGGAGCACGTCCTGGCCTACTTTCTGCCCGAGGCACCAGCCGAACTGCTGCGCATCTTTGACGAGGCCGCCCGCGAAGTGGTGCTGGCCATGTACCCAAAATACGACCGTATTGCCAGCCACATCCACGTCCGCATCTCCCATTTACCCCTGGTGGAGGAGCTACGCTCTCTCAG ACAGCTCCACCTGAATCAGCTGATCCGGACCAGCGGGGTGGTGACGAGCTGCACGGGAGTCCTGCCCCAGCTCAGCATGGTCAAATACAACTGCAACAAGTGCACCTTTATCCTGGGACCCTTCTGCCAGTCTCAGAATCAGGAAGTGAAGCCTGGCTCCTGCCCCGAGTGTCAGTCGACAGGCCCCTTCGAAGTGAACATGGAAGAG ACCATCTACCAGAATTACCAGCGCATCCGAATCCAAGAGAGTCCAGGAAAAGTGGCCGCGGGCAGGCTTCCCCGTTCTAAGGACGCcatcctcctcgctgacctgGTGGACAGCTGCAAACCGGGAGATGAGATT GAACTGACAGGGATTTACCACAACAACTATGACGGCTCCCTCAACACCGCCAATGGCTTCCCCGTCTTTGCCACCGTCATCCTGGCCAATCACGTGGCCAAGAAGGATGACAAGGTAGCTGTCGGGGAGCTGACCGACGAGGATGTGAAGACCATCATTAGCCTGTCCAAAGATGAGCAGATTGGGGAGAAG GTCTTTGCCAGCATTGCCCCCTCTATCTACGGGCATGAAGACATCAAGAGGGGCCTTGCCCTCGCGTTGTTCGGAGGGGAACCGAAAAACCCAG gtGGCAAGCACAAAGTGCGGGGGGACATCAACGTGCTTCTGTGCGGGGACCCCGGCACAGCCAAGTCCCAGTTCCTCAAGTACGTGGAGAAGGTGTCCAGCCGCGCCATCTTCACCACTGGCCAGGGGGCCTCCGCCGTGGGTCTCACCGCCTACGTCCAGCGGCACCCGGTCAGCAGAGAATGGACCCTGGAGGCGGGGGCCCTGGTGCTCGCCGACCGAGGAGTGTGCCTGATTGACGAGTTCGACAAG ATGAACGACCAGGACAGGACCAGCATCCACGAGGCCATGGAGCAGCAGAGCATCTCCATTTCCAAGGCTGGCATCGTCACCTCCCTCCAGGCGCGCTGCACCGTCATCGCCGCTGCTAACCCCATAG GTGGACGCTACGACCCGTCGCTGACCTTCTCGGAAAACGTGGACCTCACGGAGCCCATCATCTCCCGCTTCGACGTCCTGTGCGTGGTGAGAGACACCGTGGACCCTGTACAG GACGAGATGCTGGCCCGCTTCGTCGTCGGCAGCCACGTCAAGCACCACCCCAgcaacaaggaggaggaggaggtcgtcAACGGGAGGGACCCAGAGCCGGCCCTGCCCAACACGTATGGAGTGGACCCCCTCCCGCAGGAGGTGCTGAAAAAATACATCATCTACGCCAAGGAAAAAGTCCACCCCAAGCTCAACCAGATGGATCAGGACAAGGTGGCCAAGATGTACAGCGACCTGCGAAAGGAGTCTATG gCCACCGGCAGCATCCCTATCACGGTGCGACACATTGAGTCGATGATCCGCATGGCAGAGGCCCACGCCCGCATCCACCTCCGGGACTATGTGGTGGAGGATGATGTGAACATGGCCATCCGGGTGATGCTGGAGAGCTTCATAGACACCCAGAAGTTCAGCGTCATGCGGAGCATGCGCAAG ACCTTCGCCCGCTACCTAGCGTTCCGGCGGGACAACAACGAGCTGCTGCTCTTCATCCTGAAGCAGTTGGTGGCGGAACAGGTGATGTACCAGCGCAACCGCTACGGAGCTCAGCAAGACACCATTGAGGTGCCCGAGAAGGATCTGGTGGACAAG GCCCGTCAGATCAACATCCATAACCTCTCGGCCTTCTATGACAGCGAGCTCTTCCGGATGAACAAATTCAGCCATGACCTGAAGCGGAAGCTGATCGTCCAGCAGTTCTGA